The Danio rerio strain Tuebingen ecotype United States chromosome 10, GRCz12tu, whole genome shotgun sequence genome contains a region encoding:
- the LOC110438839 gene encoding uncharacterized protein codes for MANNTSTVFFNRVKTITTDFVNDNHQSDTMASRTPSTTMRSPTENPEKGRKGNKASAFFKRAWKAVKRPFLCCDRSRVVPFEPRSEVDDFEHLPVPGPSRTVAAHADLEPVWLPGQVCEDPQLLSIPGPSRINADPARPESSTALTGHVDPELVRPPVQVCDRLESLAVPGTSKIKPTTIADHVDPEQMRPPVQICEDSQSLSVPGPSRIKHDVLNADPARPESSTALTGHVDTELPGQICEDPRLISVHGPSNIKTMTDADSACPESPPSVQDPSKIDGTDEKPKKGRKGKRVSAFFKRVWKAVMRPFLCCDTDKVQHLTPQPEPKPEPEPEPEDEAVPVKVTPGIADPADPESVCLPGQVSDEPNKPFDLTVGSVVSHFKVRNMIGQGAFGQVYLASDVSSEKEKVALKYIIKQSHDRYLKIDGHSKPVLAEVAIMRRLMKAPQCPNIIRLHDWIENESECILILEYPESCQTLGRYIKKTSDMDENKARRLMRQLVQAVKFCVERGVFHGDIHSQNILVTTPQLELKLIDFGCAWPVTRRPFFSYNYQGARRCTPAEVLMHRKFSPTMANVWAIGIVLFEILHRRLPFYDRPTIMGGGLRMDPTLSSACKDLISQCLVRNPVMRIQLHQVEVHRWFNTTSPDAVQQ; via the exons ATGGCAAATAACACGTCGACTGTGTTTTTTAATCGAGTTAAAACGATCACGACTGACTTTGTCAACGATAATCATCAAAGTGACACGATGGCTTCTCGTACACCTTCTACCACGATGAGAAGTCCAACAG AAAACCCAGAGAAAGGAAGGAAAGGGAATAAAGCctctgctttctttaagagagCATGGAAGGCTGTGAAGCGCCCTTTCCTTTGCTGTGACCGGAGCAGAGTGGTTCCCTTTGAACCACGGTCAGAAGTCGACGATTTCGAGCACCTGCCTGTTCCAGGTCCTTCCAGGACCGTCGCAGCACATGCAGACCTTGAGCCGGTGTGGCTGCCAGGCCAGGTCTGTGAAGATCCCCAGCTGTTGAGTATTCCGGGCCCCTCCAGGATCAATGCAGATCCGGCCCGTCCTGAGTCCTCGACGGCCCTCACAGGTCATGTTGACCCTGAGCTTGtgcgtccgccagtccaggtctgCGACCGTCTTGAGTCGTTAGCTGTTCCAGGAACATCCAAGATCAAGCCAACGACCATCGCAGATCATGTTGACCCTGAgcagatgcgtccgccagtccagATCTGTGAAGACTCTCAGTcgttgagtgttccgggcccctcCAGGATCAAGCATGATGTGCTGAATGCAGATCCGGCCCGTCCTGAATCCTCAACGGCCCTCACGGGTCATGTTGATACTGAGCTGCCAGGCCAGATCTGTGAAGATCCTCGGCTAATCAGTGTCCATGGCCCCTCCAATATTAAGACAATGACGGATGCAGATTCGGCCTGTCCTGAGTCGCCTCCGTCTGTTCAAGACCCCTCTAAAATTGATGGGACTGATG aaaaacccaagaaaggaaggaaagggaAAAGAGTCTCTGCTTTCTTCAAGAGAGTATGGAAGGCTGTAATGCGCCCTTTCCTGTGCTGTGACACAGATAAAGTCCAGCATCTTACACCACAACCTGAGCCAAAGCCAGAACCAGAGCCAGAGCCTGAGGATGAAGCAGTGCCTGTTAAAGTTACGCCTGGAATTGCAGATCCAGCTGACCCTGAGTCAGTCTGTCTGCCAGGCCAGGTTTCTGATGAACCTAACAAGCCTTTTGATCTCACTGTTG GATCTGTGGTGTCTCATTTTAAAGTCAGAAACATGATTGGACAAGGAGCTTTTGGCCAGGTGTATTTGGCGTCTGACGTATCAAGTGAAAAAGAAAAG gtTGCCCTGAAGTATATCATCAAGCAAAGCCATGACCGTTATCTCAAGATT gATGGTCATTCCAAACCTGTGCTTGCAGAAGTGGCAATCATGCGTAGGTTGATGAAAGCTCCGCAATGTCCGAACATCATCAGATTACATGACTGGATTGAGAATGAGAGCGAATGCATTCTCATTTTGGAGTACCCAGAGTCATGCCAGACTTTGGGTCGTTACATCAAAAAGACATCGGACATGGATGAAAACAAAGCACGCCGGTTAATGCGTCAGTTGGTCCAAGCTGTCAAGTTCTGCGTTGAACGTGGAGTTTTCCATGGTGATATACACTCGCAGAACATCCTGGTGACTACACCCCAGTTAGAGCTCAAATTGATCGACTTCGGTTGTGCTTGGCCAGTCACCCGTAGGCCTTTCTTCAGCTATAATTATCAAG GAGCTAGACGTTGCACGCCAGCTGAGGTTTTAATGCATCGCAAATTCTCCCCTACCATGGCAAATGTCTGGGCGATAGGCATCGTGCTGTTTGAAATATTGCATAGACGGTTGCCCTTTTACGACAGACCAACGATAATGGGTGGAGGCCTTCGCATGGACCCCACCTTATCTTCAG CATGCAAGGACCTGATCTCCCAGTGTTTGGTCCGCAATCCAGTTATGCGAATACAGTTACATCAGGTTGAAGTGCACCGGTGGTTCAATACAACGAGCCCAGATGCTGTGCAGCAGTGA